The genomic interval aAAAATCGTCAAAACCGCCTAAAATTGCCAAAAACTGCCTAAAACTGCCAAACCGAAAACCGTCAAAAATCGTACGGTCGGTTTTAtacggttataatttctaaacggtcggttacagttttcgtaaaataaaaaccgtaactgaccggtcggttataaaattgtaaaaaccgACCATAACCGACCGATTTTCACCCCTACCCCAAAATACCCTCCCCCAATTACATCAACTCCTCTCTTCCCATCTTTTCCCCTAAACGtaaatcggacccatcgggtccaaggcatcggacccatcgggctCAAAGAATCGAATCCGTCGGGCCCATCGGACCCTCCTATATCGGGCCCATCGGGTTGTCATCTTCAACCTCCAGCCATGCCCCCATCAGACCCGACCATTGGACGGGCATCGGGCCCGAtctaaaaaatccaattttcgACAAATCTCTTCCTAATTAATCTTCCTAAATCTaaccttaactaacaaatttcACACAAAATTGCAATATATTATTCTATTTCATGAATTTAAATACCAACAATTAAAGgaaaaaattgaaacaaaaaaaattatcttaaacaTGTTGAGTGGTCTGGGCAGTCGGCGTGGGTGATGTGGGTTGAGGGGGGCGGTCGGCCGTGGGTCACGTAGGCTGGTCGGCTGCATTGGTGGTCTGCCGTGGGTGGGTGGTCTGCGTGTGTGGGTGCAGCACCGagcgaaagagaaagagagaaagagaggcgaaagagagagagggcagGTTTCAAATGGGAGGGGGGTAATGTGAGAATTAAGTAAATGTTATCTCATTTTACCAATACCCCTATTTTAAGTTTAGAGAAAAAATTATCCCCTAATGCATgcatagaaatttaaatttccctattgaaaatagaattcaaaattataattaattatacgcataaaaaaataataataattaattatacgcataacaaaaaattaatgcgtccaactaaatatttaaattttatttttgataccgtatattattataattttttttaaaaaaaaaaaaaaacactaactgataaaatacatgttttaattataatatagaatgtaatataaataaaattgtgtTATATATTAACAACAAAAGTGATACTACTAATAAATTctcttataattataaaataacttatATATAATACAATCTGTTGGCCACCAtacactaacataaatatagagttcttgtaataatttaatgttTTGAAATCCTTTTGCATATATGTGTGTAGTTTATGATAAGGCTCTCATTAAAATGCCTCAAAAGTTGTGGCAAGTGCAAAGACATGATAATCTTCACAAGTACAAGAACAACGATAGTGACCAGATTTACACCCACAATCGTcccatttctttttcttcattccCATTTTAGCCCTACtacttttctccactattacttccTCTTCATTATGATCCTCTGTCgaaaccctaaccctaatcTCCACCTTCAGTTTAGCTAATGATGGTACTGCACCACTAATGTATCTACCACTAGTACGGCCTATATTCACCCACTTCTCTAAGACCATGTTTGGAGACTCATCAATAACTTCCTTccacaaaatctcagccctacCCAAAAGTTTCGAACCCCAAAAACTACTTCTAAATAATGTTGATCTTTTTTTTCTCCACCTTAGCTCGAAAACAAAACTCTCTAATTGCTTTAGTTTTGTGATCATGTCCGTACGAGTATGGCCAGCTGTAGTGAAAGAACACTCCAAGGAGAAAGACTCGTTCCAAACGTGGTTGCCATTGATGGAAATTTCTTTGGTTTTGAGCCCAACTTTTCTCTTGTCTTTTTCTCCTCCATTAACATAGTACCTCACAAATATGTTACCTTTGGACTTGGGTTCTACGTTTATTGCTTCTATGATTTTCAGTTCGAGGCTCATATGAGAATTAGGAGAAACCATGCTCTACTATACTCGTGtgtgttttttctttctttctttctttctttcaaatctcAACACTAGCTAGTATTTATATAGATATGTTATACGTAGCCAATTATCTATAGAAGAGCATAATCCAAGAGAATATTTGGATCTTATTGTTGAAAATAATACTATATTGTCATATTGGTTGTGAAGTGAACTAAGTATAAGATTGAGTggattattataaattatactatATTGTCATATAGGTCCCTTAGATTCTTGAAGGGGTAGATATATTCTAAAATGACtcttattttaattgattgAAAGACCAATTGTATATGTCAAATCTTATAAATATGTTTAAATATGATATGCGTGGGTTGCCCACTaatataaataatcataattaagtTGTAGGTAGATTCACAATCCACTAATACAGTCCGGACACGATAAAACTTTTCTTCTAAATGGGAGTAAATGGGAGTAGGTGAGTAAGTAAAATATAGgttatttagtatttttgtatGATGGTTGTTGTACTATTTAcattattgtaaattaattttttttttatgggtaaatggcggcaaaatccctaatgtttttgttttggttttatTAAACCCCCACAAACTAAATTTCTGCGGGTAAACTCCCAAAACCACGAACTATTAGCAATTTACCCTTTCCATCCAAATTTAGTTGTTAAGTGCTAGGTAGGcttgtccacgtggacacaatATACACGTGCACTACAAGAATATTGGTTAATACCAACGTCACTATTACCAACGCCTAAAAGTCCTCATTAAAAATGAGGGTATCAATATCGACATCTGCCTGTCGTTGGGAAAGCtattcagtttttttttaaaaaaaaaaatagttaattaataacgactttttttttcaataacgaCAATGTCGTTATTGAAAAAATCTTCAATAACGACATTGTCGTTGGGAATGTGTGTGTGGTTTTTGAAAAGGAGCTGTTGATTTGGGCGGTAAATTTCCCCCCAAAATTGTCCCCAACGACATAGTCGTTGGGGCATGTCGTTGGGGACAATTttgctataaaaaaaaattgcagagGAAACCATTTCATTTCCTTCTCATCACAGTCCGCCTCTCCCCTTCAAAAACCCTATTTCAGAAACTCCGCCTCTCCCCCTTCAAAAACCTCATTTCAGATCCTTCCGCCCACCACCACTCCGTCCCCGACGTCGTCTGACCGCCCAGGCTTCGGCTCCTCCGGCTGTAGCGTCGGCCCACCACCGGTGGCATTTGTGaggtaatatttcattattttttttagtagcatgtatttttatatatgtatttgtatttataaattttttttgttttaatcttTGTAGCTATTTAGTtgtatttattttgatttgtaAAATGTTATATGTGATTGTAgttgttgtttgttttatttttaatatatatgggtgaatattttgaaattagtttttttttagataatatttgtatttgtatttgtttttgttattgTGTAACCCTAAATCTATTTGTTAAATTCAAGAATATTAATAGAAacaacagcagcaacaatataataataataataataatatcagacttttaaaaaaactttagtcttaattgaatatatatcttaagagtaatttgcggcataaatacttaagttttatgccgagtagcagataaatacctaagtcctatttttggcggtaaaaataccttccgtcactagtgtggaacttccgtaggtacctggCCGTTATGTGCCAGGTTAGTGTCCACGTGTTATTTAGTGATTAGTCCACgtcatttaatttatatattttatttaaaaaattaatttaaaaattaaaaataaaacaaaaataatttaaaatcaaaataaaataataaatatttaatattcatattttaattaaattaaaataaaataaattattaattaaaactcaaaacctaaaactaacacataaacccaAAAGAAAATTGAAGGGTCATCCCTTTCAtcgtcctcttcttcttcctgccATTCTTCTTCTTGTCTAAAACTAACACATAAAACCAGTGTAATCTTGTCTACATCTCTATCCCATTTCTCTATCAAAAGCCCTAATTTATTTTCCCCATTTTgcataaacataaacataaattaaatacaaacctagaattcaccaaaaaaaaaaaaaatacaaacctaGAAAATCTGAGAAAATCCCGTCCCTCCTTCTCTTCTGCGATTCAAGCTAGGGGTTCCTCATCGTCTTCGAACCAGGAGGTCATCGTCGTCGACCTGCGAACCAGGAGGTCATCGTCGTTAACCTGCGAACTAGGAGGTCATCGTCGTCGACCTGCGAACCAGGGGTGCGAACGAGGAGTTCATCGTCGTCGTCTTCTCTGTCTACTAGGAGCAAGGGGTGCGAACCAGGGGTTCCTCGATGGTCCGTTGAGGACGGAGACGCTTGATTCAGTACGTTAGTTTGACCAGGACGGAGCAATCGCACAAGAGGACGACATCGCTTGACAATTGCTTGAGTTCTCTCCACTCTCTCAGTCCCTCTCTTTCTCGATCGCACAAGGCTTTtaggtatttttatttttaccttttttattttctttttcaagaTATGATAGATGAGGATTTTTGTGGGAGAAATTTATtgggttttttttcttttcagttttgGGATATTTGAGTAGAGTTTTGTTTGTTGGATTTGTTAGATCAGTTTTCTTTTAGTGAGAATGTTTATGAGCTTTAATTGGGTGAATGGTTTTGGGTGAGaattttttttgagatttttggtTGAAGACGATGGTGAGGGAGATGAAGAACACGATGGAGAAGACTATTTGAGGTTCTGGGTTTTGTTCTTTCCCGTGTTTCAATTTCTCATTTGagtttattttctaattcaaagaaaaacaaatggaaaagaaataaatgttaaaaaataaaaatgaattatatttagtttttttattaatttttaaacatttaaataataaataaaaaaaattaatgacatGGACCAATTAACGAGTGACACGTGGATCCTGACCTGGCACTTAACGTccaggtacctacggaagttccagaACTCTAacagaaggtatttttaccgccaaaaataggacttaggtatttatctgctactcggcataaaacttaggtatttatgccgcaaattactcatatCTTAATGGAGGATaggaaatcaacaaatataacacaaaatatatatctatagatatttaaataaaaaagttgtTATGTAAGattgtaaaataaagaaaagattGTGGTATTTCATACCTAATTTGACTTGTTTACTTTGATGGGTCGATCAAAGAATCTGTAGGCTTACTTAATTACATtggcaaaggaaaaaaaaaatcatgtgttaatttctgtttatatatataaaagatataGATGCGGttggtttgttttttttatatatattttaataattttttggtttatattgataatatgtaatattttaatatttgtgatgtatttgaaaatttttagatTGTGTAAATTaggtttaaaatttttgggtagtttaaaatataaatgttattttggccaaattttgttacaattttgatataataaaaaaaacatagaagttatatttaaaaaagaaaattataagttaacaattatttataaaaaataatgaaattattctaaaattaagtaatttaactaaataaattttgtattttttttgaaaaataataataaataattaaaaatttaataaataacttttattagttgaaaatagataattaataattgaaaaagtaatgagtttaataattaataaattcatacaataaaaaatattaataaataattagactaataataaaaaaataatctaatattttattaaataaaaataatttaaatgaaaaattaatatttacttttagttaaaaaaaaatagacaatctTGTATTGAAGTTACAtgcaattttatttaaatatcaaacctacacaattttttaaataatattttgatatatCAAACCTAGAAATTACGTAcgtatatatattcttatatatatataagttagtTTTATTATCATATGAAACGTATAAAAAGTGGTAATAAAATACAGTATACTTATTTATGGAGATAATCAAGGTGGTAATGATCTAAGTTActactaattaaagtttttttttaaggaaaaaaaatggaTGAATGACTTGTATAAGAACATAAAAGCTATGATATTGTTACATAATTGAAAAGGTTTTAGCATATGTTTAGTAATGAGGTTCACCCCAACATATATAGTTTACATATATCCCATTGTGGTCTTGAGAAGTGGGACAAGAGCAAAAGGAATAAGCTCAAATATATAGAAATGAGGGTATTCATAAAAtatcctaaaataataaataattaaatacttaataaataagttttaCTAGTtgaaaatagataattaataattgaataaataacgagtttaataattaataaattcttacaataaaaaatattaaaaaataattagattaataataaagaaaatatttataaataataaaaataataagttaatAGTTTCTTATAAAAATGGTAACAAGTTATATTTTAAATGGacaattatttaacaaaattagtgaaataaatcctaaaatttagtaattgaattaaaaagattttttgtatatttataaaaaatagtaataaataattaaataattataaataactttaattagttgaatataaataattaataattgagtaagtgataaattttataattaataaatcattgTAATGTTAAGTCTGGAATGTTAAGTCCTTAGCAATTTCACAGTCAAATGTACCAGTCATACTTGCAGTTTGTGTTTCAGTCGCCAAATAATTCGCAAGTATTGTTGAATATGATGACACAGTCGCCTCAGACGTCTCATGTGTCAGAGCCTCGGATGCCACAAATGTCACAGATGCCGCAAAATGTTCAGATGTCGACACAAGGGCAGCAATATTAGAACACATCGCAGACGATGCCGACACAACCATGGGAGCAGACATCTCAAATGATGCCGACACATCTAGGACAACAGACTTCTCAGATGATGCCGACACAACAAGGGCAGCAGACATCTCAAATGATGTCAACACTACATGGGCAGCAGACATCTCAGATGATGACAAGTTCGCAAATGCCGCCATACTACCCACAGATGCCGGATGTTCCTGGGTCAGATGTTCCTGGAGATGCTAGTGATGAGGACGATGCTACTACAAACTTCTTTTAGaatatctattttaattttacgaACTATCGATCTAATATGTTTGTTAATAGTTTATGAacactaatttatatttaggtATGCAGTACTATAATGTTTATGACTCACTTTTTATTGTAATATTAGTGACtctaaatattttcttttagttaaatgatttcatatcttaattaattcaataattttatatattaattaattaattaattaaataattaaaaaaaattaaaattaaaattaattatttaatttaataattttaatataatattatatattaataattaattacaaataattttaatataattatttattttttttcgaaaaaactCTTCAATAACGACATTGTCGTCATTGATAATAATATCAATAACGACAATGTCGTTGTTGATGCACTcaggttttaaaaaaaaaataagtaaaatattattCCCAACGACAATGTCGTTGTTGATAATTTTTATTCTCAACGACTTAAAAAGTCGTTGTTGATAATCGTTTTTACCAACGAAGTATTCCCAACGACTTTTTACCAACGAAATGTCCTCATTGATGCGCTATACTGACGAAAATAGGGGTTTTTACCAACGAAATTTGTCCTCATTAATGCTCATTTTTCTTGTAGtggtggcacaattttattggtccacgtaaaaaattatttaaaaaaaattaatttaaaattaaaaaatatatatataaataaaataaaataatttttctttttctttttctttttctttctattttttttttcctttttttttctgtCTCTCTCTGTAACTCAttcatctctttctctctctttctctatctTACCACCACCATTGATCACTCCTCTTCAAAAATatcatcaccaccaccaccatcatcCACCACAGATGCCCATCACCACCACCATTCACAGCCACCGAAATCACCACCCACCATTTCTAAAATCACCACCACCTACTGGTGCCAAAACCACCACCACTgtctattttcaaattcaaatcacaacgaaaaaaaaatcaaaacaaaacaccacccaacaaataaacaaacacacatatatacacacaaaaCTTCAGTCCAAAAACACATACACAGATCTATTAACAAGATTGCaaagaaaaattttgaaaacccTAAATGAGAGAGAGGGGGTATCGGGAAAAGAGAATAGGGCTCAGTGGTCCTCGGCCAATGGCTCGGTGTCCTCGTCAACGGCCAATGGCTCGGTGGTCCTCGTCGACGGCGGACCTGGACCTGCATCATCATCATCGAGAGAGAAGATGGATGAGAGAGAAAGACAGAGAAGAgggctgagagagagagagagaggagatcgACTTACCTGGGTCGGGGGAGCCTCAGCAACAGCGTGCGCCTGGCATGGTGGTCGTCGGCGACGGCGCCGTGGGTTAGGTCCCTgcatcgagagagagagagagagagagagagagagagagagagagagagagagagagagagagagagagagagagagagagagaggtttcacACCagaataagaaaaaagaaaaagaaaaagaaagaaaggaaaaaagaaaaaaagaaaaaaaaaaataaaaattatcttattttatttataatttttttaaaattttaaattaattttattttaatttttttaaataattttttacgtggaccaataaaattgtgccacgtgtatattgtgtccacgtggacaagccaacctggcacttaacagctaaatttggacggaaagggtaaattgctaacagtttcgtagttttgggggtttacccgCAAAAATTTGGGTTGTAGGGGtttaatgaaaccaaaacgaaagtattgggggttttgccgccatttac from Cannabis sativa cultivar Pink pepper isolate KNU-18-1 chromosome 4, ASM2916894v1, whole genome shotgun sequence carries:
- the LOC115702016 gene encoding uncharacterized protein LOC115702016; translation: MVSPNSHMSLELKIIEAINVEPKSKGNIFVRYYVNGGEKDKRKVGLKTKEISINGNHVWNESFSLECSFTTAGHTRTDMITKLKQLESFVFELRWRKKRSTLFRSSFWGSKLLGRAEILWKEVIDESPNMVLEKWVNIGRTSGRYISGAVPSLAKLKVEIRVRVSTEDHNEEEVIVEKSSRAKMGMKKKKWDDCGCKSGHYRCSCTCEDYHVFALATTFEAF